The window ataagaatttaaaatcaaattataaatgtcaatattattatatatcattaatgtatatatacaataaagaGCAAAAGTTTCGGAATAGTCAATTACCtcagaaaatattgatatattattagatttcaattacaataatatgtaataaaaaatatgaatttccatttaagatttttatatggATCTTAATCGTGATTTTCAAAGTCATTGCgagatcaaatatttataatcagttaattaattctttttttaatacctTACTCTTCTCGTGCgagatatattttgatatatttttccaatatattaatattttctgagATAATTGCACGTTTCCAAACTTTTACTTctcactatatatatgtatatatacacaatgattatttattatttatttatttatttatatatttatgtatatatatatatacatcaactTCATTTTGAGTTTTTAGTCCATTATCAACGACAAGTTTTGTGAAAAGCAAGATAGGATCTTGTTCACTTTGTACGGTTTTAATTTCATCTCTGGTACGATATCCAACACCAGGATCACTCATGCTAtgtccataataacgataagttgTTACTTCTAAAATGATTGGACCATTATGAATTGCATAATCTCTGGCAAATATTATAGCTTCTCGAACGTTAATCACTTTCATTCCGTCGAcctagaaaattatttactattaacagtgatttcaacttttcatgatttcaaagtaataatttgtaaaagatTAATGGGATTAAAATTACCTTTATACCAGGTATTAAATCACCTCGAGTGTAAAACTTTGTGTTAGCTGAATGACGATGAAGCTGTGTACCCATGGCATATTGATTATTCTCACAGATAAATATGGCCGGGAGATTCCATAATTTGGCCATATTCCATGCCTCGTATATCTGACCTTGAGAGGCTGCACCGTCACCGTATAATGAAATGGATACTCCGTCAATGCCGTTATATTTATGGGCAAATGCGAGACCTGTGCCTATCGGTatcttttacatataaaatatttttgttaagattttttttttttttttttttttttttttaagttaacTTGTAATTAGTGGCTGTATAGTCTAATAActaatcgaaagaagaaataagcgaaatgaaagagtaagaaagatcGTATCgacttaaattttttcttctaatataaAACGTGATTTATGTGAACATTTtggagaataaagagaaaaaagatttatttttattaacaacgaAATTTATCCAAGATTAcacaaatatagatattatgacggaatataatgtttcttaaataaaataattgcaaaaaaattacaaaataaaatatttcaaattgagGCAAAcgaaaattacattaaaaaaacaaaaatattactcaataataaatatgttattaaataataatgttctttaatcaatagtaataaaataaaatcttttctattagCCTATTCACCTGTCCACCGACGATTCCTTCACCTCCATAAAATTTTGGTGCGTACATATGCATAGATCCACCTTTGCCTTTGGAAATACCAGTTTTTCGTCCCATTAATTCTGCCATAATTGTACGAGCAGATCCACCGAAAAGCAGAGCGAAAGCATGACAGCGATAGGCTGTTATTAGACTATCATTGTCCTTTAATGCCATTTTGCACCCTATTGCAACAGCTTCCTATCAATATTCAACGATGATTATTACATGTATTACTATATTGAACCATATAACGTCATATCACGTTCATCTACTTACTTAGTAATATTAAATCCCTATAATACCATGTAATGACAcgaactttattatttaatattcgaagtttttcatgtttttttaaGTATAAGTTATATTTAGTATAGTATAACTAAGTAAATTTAttgaacaatataaataataatgtatagtATGTAAAAGaacatttgtttaaaaaacCAATAGGATCTTGGAGATAtttggatatattttataaaatgagaTACCCAGAAAGAGAGTATAGtatcataatatatagtactgttatatttaataatatgtaataatcccttttgttctctcttcgAAAAATGGTTCACAGAATGAAACAAGGgaacaaaaaattttaataaaaaaaatggttCAATTGTTTTGAGCTCACTTGGCCAGCGTATAAATGACAGAATCCATTGATCAGTCGCAACCTGTACAACTCagctattttattttccattcttCGTATATAGTGCATCGTTTTCAAAATATAAGTGGCATCCTCATCATTGAATGTTGCCTTTTGCGGTGGtcctttttctaatttatagaGATCATAACTCTATAAATAAGCAAAAGAACTCTGTTAATCGAATAGGACAGCTTTGTCGATGGTACGTGCAGTAACGTTATCAACCCAAATAACAATGTCGAGATCTCGAGTAACTCCAATGACCCATTGTGTCAACTCTTAAGATTAAATTATGATTGAATTTAAGATTCGTCAATGACGTAAGCATACCATTTCTACAGTTGCTTCTTTTGCCATACCACAATTGAGCGATAAGAACCATGACTTGATCATAAGTAAACGTATATGTTTTAGAGGATCAAATAACCGGAGatacatatttctctcttaaacAGATTTCTTATActtcaaaaatatatctccattagcaaataaatatttgttatatgcATAGATCAACAATAATTGATCATCCAATTATGAGTATTTATACCATGAAAAAGTTATTTACTAAAGTTAGGATTTATCCTCGTTGATTCGTAAAGGATGATAGAggatcattttttctcttttcggttttttatatttaaaaaacagtactaataataatgagaagtaATGTGCAAATAATATTCCATATATAtgtggatatttttttttcgatatatcgaaggaaatcgattttaaaaagaaatcagcCATATACTATActcgaaatacatatatgataaaataatacacgATGATactgttccttttaaaatatttatctttcttcttcaaatgCCTGACAATATGtcttaatttcaatttacgaTATACAATaagtaaaatttcaatttacaataagtaaataattgcGAACGGTGTAGCTTAGTTCAcacaaattaaataagatgTTCCGCGATAAAATACGTCGCTTAGATCGATCTTTTCACATAAAAGTGAAGTATTaatgagaaattaattattcgatataGCATGTAATCAAAACGTGTAAATGTAGACATCTGTATAATTATCGACATCCCTTGTGACTGTTATTGATTCCAAGAGAATCATAAATGACGAGACTATTATTGAACTAACTATGAGTAGTTCAGACAAGCAAAGGGGATCTCCctattttattgtattctcGACATCCTATGAACGTGATGGATTTCTTTGATGGTCGTCACTACCCGATCAATAAAGGCATGCTATCATTATTGGGCCAATGACCTTATCAAtcgattaaaacaaaatacatcggtttgataattttattcttcttagcTGGAACACAAATTATAGCTAAGGTGCAgaattttctttgtatattattCGAATAGAAAATCTCACGAAATAGATTAAAATCATTGCTTCTTTTACCATACAAAAATGTAGAGCGCTATATTTAATAAGCAAtacaattaaatgaatttttttttattctcttcaaTTCTTGACCGCAGATATGCGCGACTGTTGCTTCGTTTAACGAAATAGACGTAGTGTTAAATGATATGTCCCCATTGATTACCGATTCAGTTGCaacaatacaattaataaacaCTGCGATGAAAACGGAAAAGGTATTGAACTATTATATGGTATTGCTTATagagtaaaattaatttcagtaaaatatattagatatgttagcattattgtcgatttatttcaatttaaaaaggaaaggcAGACATAACTTATGTTATTATACGATTGAAGTtaatacaaaaggaaaaattgttAACCACAGATGAGAGAACTTCTAAATCTTGTGCAAATAGATTATGCTTTATTCACTACAGATGGAGAAATGAAAATCATACTCGAGTATGTCGAAGatggaagaaaatttattattgcgTATAGAGGTAATTAATTCAGTtgacaatgattataacaaattttttatacgtaattattatacgtaGTAGTTTTTCTTGTGTAAAATCAATTGTTTTGGGTAATATGATCGAAACAAGTGAATGAACATTTATACATCACGTTGAATATTTTGTAGATCGtcgaagatattattatcttattattttaaatttttatgcggttacttttatctttggttttactatcgctattatggATACAATGATTGTGATCTCCGTGCAACATGCTTGTCGATTGTTTACAACATTAGGGTAACATTCGATATAAAATCtgtgtaataataagattattttcctgtttgtcttttttttccgttcgAACTTTGTGAGATCTCATCCATTGAATGAAGTTTTtgaaaagatcaaaaaatCGAATTCAAAGGTTTTGAATGTTCATCGTATGTGATATCAGATGTCtatcatttgaaattaaaaaaatgtatacttGTAAAGAGGAATTATGTGCTATATCaagttatgtatatacaatttatataatatataaaagaacaataatattattaataataataataatacgtcgcatcatttttataacatcaacgaatgtaatttcttttttaaaaaagtaagagagcgcgtaaaaagaataagtcGTCTTTTAGGATTTCTCATTAAATGTTTCTTCAATAGttcatctatttatattatctttcagataaatatcttcattcacattgaaagagatttattGTGTCGAATTGAGGAAAAGTCCTTCTCAGGAAGGAATGCGTGTCTAATTAGTTGAAACGACCGATTGTTGCCACATAACATGGCATAGACGTCCAAATGTTAAATACTACTTATTAACCGTAATAACAAACGTAAATATGGAAATCCTACAATTATATATCACTAGAGATTCTACTCTGTTGACTTGAACAGCTTCAAAGTTGGAAATGGATGGATTAGACGAAAAATTCCTCTTAACCTTGTATCGTTCTGGACGCAAACTTCTGAACTCTGTACACTATTTATTTACTATCATACTACACTTTGAATATATGCTTATAACTACAGAAATATGATTTACCAAGTGTAACTGCTGATACAACTATTCGCTGACGAGACATAGTAACTGCTAAATGTATCCTAacttataaaagaatattctcGATGTTTTTCAAGCCAACCACCTGAATAATGcatcagaaaataaaaataagtttatcaaaaaataagattaataaatttcattgatgttTATTCGTTATACCCTTAAAATTCGATCATGTGTCTTGATGGTAACAATATCACTTCTTCTGGcaaatattcttctttatatatcaataacgaGACGACTCTTTCACAATTTATTAATGCATAATTTTGAGATCAAAATCCAATATCTCACAGAATGTATTTCTATCTAACATTTCTGTCTAAGAAAAATCGAGAAGATATAAAGTGCATAGCAGCATCTATATTGtatcttgaaaaataaagTCGCTGTTGTAaaatcaatcttttttttttaaatcaatgcACAAAATATATCCAAGAATAGGTTTAAGATTTAGAATTTAGTactag is drawn from Vespa crabro chromosome 10, iyVesCrab1.2, whole genome shotgun sequence and contains these coding sequences:
- the LOC124427525 gene encoding pyruvate dehydrogenase E1 component subunit alpha, mitochondrial-like; translation: MVLIAQLWYGKRSNCRNELTQWVIGVTRDLDIVIWSYDLYKLEKGPPQKATFNDEDATYILKTMHYIRRMENKIAELYRLRLINGFCHLYAGQEAVAIGCKMALKDNDSLITAYRCHAFALLFGGSARTIMAELMGRKTGISKGKGGSMHMYAPKFYGGEGIVGGQIPIGTGLAFAHKYNGIDGVSISLYGDGAASQGQIYEAWNMAKLWNLPAIFICENNQYAMGTQLHRHSANTKFYTRGDLIPGIKVDGMKVINVREAIIFARDYAIHNGPIILEVTTYRYYGHSMSDPGVGYRTRDEIKTVQSEQDPILLFTKLVVDNGLKTQNEVDEIRKEMHKEVDAEAELAKADPWPELTEIGKEVYSKTLEKLRGKAPWETH